A portion of the Drosophila sechellia strain sech25 chromosome 2R, ASM438219v1, whole genome shotgun sequence genome contains these proteins:
- the LOC6609551 gene encoding triple functional domain protein isoform X1, with the protein MADEDLSPLPFRRERNLSNRNFNKRNSRRRISQQTAEQERHNSTLVSSNLESNDVARPVSSVSSSSSSIQLSYSVTSDTDSVFRQRSLLKMHEAESVGGLGTASTPESPMSPQTPDPALLDVRQKVHRFEAFRTNICFIKQERHSLKLLENRRHPSFEDQSEEHRTPPATPPRRIRLPGLGSRGSSRSSSIPSFQAGIHEVRSEDEVDQISDFETDSHAAAEEYLVVDTTSEVVPSEEEVADSKVNQQQVQRSISADQSKEALTLPLKMRNDFPRNYRSTPRRKTEIIGTTNENLVGKFHSVYQPKDEEEEVEIELRDKSDKCVHPILEELIKTEEAYVNNLFMGIENYGNIFQRKDLPLGLRGKKYDLFGNIEQIAEFHRDEFLPMLQRNRRDLKRLFDEFLQFLDHNCFYGYVIFTMNKQKSLKLCDLYKNYFTSIRLERDDKLGINSFLVQPIQRMARYPLLLTQFINTFFKNRDIVMKPLIESCCRLEKRLRALLTTTNESEIINDIVDCHEFNVYYQGKFRKVNEFQVLDHKLKRSYRSKVFIFDKCIIYTEIKGKNLLFHGRYPCEHIGISAKTKSFTLYYERRKQQECEFTADPVQIAIWLDLIRDMINNYANEERQKLQERYSRENDHLHRKAPSFSLYRDSNRFSSDSGIGNIWIMPKADEDTISNRTTWYAAS; encoded by the exons ATGGCGGACGAAGATCTCAGTCCGCTGCCCTTTCGCCGGGAGCGCAATCTCAGCAACCGCAACTTCAATAAGCGCAACTCGCGCCGCCGGATCAGCCAACAGACGGCGGAGCAGGAGCGGCATAACAGCACGCTCGTCAGTAGCAATCTGGAGTCCAACGACGTCGCACGGCCAGTTAGTTCGGTgagcagcagctccagctcGATCCAGCTCTCGTACTCCGTGACTTCCGATACGGATAGTGTTTTTCGTCAACGCTCGCTGCTCAAGATGCACGAGGCGGAGAGCGTCGGTGGACTGGGAACGGCGTCCACACCGGAGTCACCTATGTCGCCCCAAACACCAGATCCCGCACTGCTAGATGTCCGGCAGAAGGTGCATCGCTTCGAAGCTTTTAGGACGAACATTTGCTTCATTAAGCAGGAGAGGCACAGCCTCAAATTGCTGGAGAACCGTCGTCATCCCTCGTTCGAGGATCAATCCGAGGAGCACCGCACGccacctgccacgcccccgcgtCGCATACGCCTCCCGGGGCtgggcagcaggggcagcagtcgcagcagcTCCATACCCAGTTTCCAAGCTGGCATACACGAGGTGCGATCCGAGGACGAGGTGGATCAGATATCCGACTTTGAAACGGATTCGCATGCCGCCGCTGAGGAATACTTGGTTGTGGATACCACCTCGGAGGTCGTTCCCAGTGAGGAGGAGGTCGCGGATTCAAAGGTCAACCAGCAGCAGGTGCAGCGATCCATTAGCGCAGATCAGTCCAAAGAAGCGCTCACATTGCCGCTAAAAATGCGCAACGATTTCCCCAG AAACTATCGCTCCACGCCGAGGCGAAAGACTGAAATCATTGGGACCACCAACGAGAATTTGGTGGGCAAGTTTCACTCGGTCTACCAACCCAAAGATGA GGAGGAGGAGGTTGAGATCGAACTGCGCGATAAGAGCGACAAGTGCGTGCATCCCATTCTCGAGGAGCTGATCAAGACGGAGGAGGCGTACGTGAACAACCTGTTCATGGGCATCGAGAACTATGGCAACATCTTCCAGCGCAAGGATCTTCCCCTGGGTCTGCGGGGAAAGAAGTACGATCTGTTTGGAAACATCGAGCAGATCGCCGAGTTCCATCGCGATGAGTTCCTACCCATGCTGCAGCGCAACAGGCGCGATCTTAAGCGATTGTTTGATGAGTTCCTGCAATTCCTAGAT CATAACTGCTTTTATGGATATGTTATCTTCACCATGAACAAGCAGAAATCCCTCAAGCTGTGCGATCTCTACAAGAATTACTTTACT AGTATCCGCCTGGAACGCGATGACAAGCTGGGCATAAATAGCTTCCTGGTCCAACCTATTCAGCGCATGGCTCGTTATCCTTTGCTGCTCACGCAGTTCATTAAT ACCTTCTTCAAGAACCGTGACATAGTGATGAAACCACTAATCGAGTCCTGTTGTCGCCTGGAGAAGCGTCTGCGTGCCCTGCTGACAACCACCAATGAATCGGAGATCATCAACGACATTGTGGATTGTCATGAG TTCAACGTCTACTATCAGGGCAAATTCCGGAAGGTGAACGAGTTCCAGGTGCTCGATCACAAGCTGAAGCGCAGCTATCGCTCTAAGGTCTTTATTTTCGACAAGTGCATCATCTATACGGAGATCAAGGGCAAGAACCTGCTCTTCCATGGTCGTTATCCCTGCGAGCACATTGGCATCTCGGCTAAGACCAAATCCTTTACGCTGTACTATGAGCGCAGAAAGCAGCAGGAATGCGAATTCACCGCAGATCCAGTACAGATTGCTATCTGGCTGGACTTGATCCGGGATATGATCAATAACTATGCCAACGAGGAGCGCCAGAAGCTGCAGGAGCGCTACTCTCGTGAGAATGACCACCTGCATCGCAAGGCACCCAGTTTTTCGCTGTATCGCGACTCCAATCGCTTCAGCTCAGATAGTGGAATCGGAAACATCTGGATAATGCCAAAGGCTGACGAGGATACGATCAGCAACAGGACCACTTGGTATGCGGCCTCGTAA
- the LOC6609551 gene encoding rho guanine nucleotide exchange factor 25 isoform X2: MDEPKKDEDSTSSKSDAGLKRQISEEALQEREQRAIVYTAPAGVSVSTDTRDDPLPPRKRKKRVPPAVPEEVEIELRDKSDKCVHPILEELIKTEEAYVNNLFMGIENYGNIFQRKDLPLGLRGKKYDLFGNIEQIAEFHRDEFLPMLQRNRRDLKRLFDEFLQFLDHNCFYGYVIFTMNKQKSLKLCDLYKNYFTSIRLERDDKLGINSFLVQPIQRMARYPLLLTQFINTFFKNRDIVMKPLIESCCRLEKRLRALLTTTNESEIINDIVDCHEFNVYYQGKFRKVNEFQVLDHKLKRSYRSKVFIFDKCIIYTEIKGKNLLFHGRYPCEHIGISAKTKSFTLYYERRKQQECEFTADPVQIAIWLDLIRDMINNYANEERQKLQERYSRENDHLHRKAPSFSLYRDSNRFSSDSGIGNIWIMPKADEDTISNRTTWYAAS; encoded by the exons ATGGATGAGCCCAAAAAGGACGAGGATAGTACCAGTTCCAAATCGGATGCCGGGCTCAAGCGTCAAATCTCCGAGGAGGCTCTCCAGGAGCGCGAACAACGCGCCATAGTGTATACAGCGCCCGCTGGAGTGTCCGTGAGTACAGACACCCGCGATGATCCGCTTCCGCCGCGGAAAAGGAAGAAGAGGGTTCCACCCGCAGTGCCG GAGGAGGTTGAGATCGAACTGCGCGATAAGAGCGACAAGTGCGTGCATCCCATTCTCGAGGAGCTGATCAAGACGGAGGAGGCGTACGTGAACAACCTGTTCATGGGCATCGAGAACTATGGCAACATCTTCCAGCGCAAGGATCTTCCCCTGGGTCTGCGGGGAAAGAAGTACGATCTGTTTGGAAACATCGAGCAGATCGCCGAGTTCCATCGCGATGAGTTCCTACCCATGCTGCAGCGCAACAGGCGCGATCTTAAGCGATTGTTTGATGAGTTCCTGCAATTCCTAGAT CATAACTGCTTTTATGGATATGTTATCTTCACCATGAACAAGCAGAAATCCCTCAAGCTGTGCGATCTCTACAAGAATTACTTTACT AGTATCCGCCTGGAACGCGATGACAAGCTGGGCATAAATAGCTTCCTGGTCCAACCTATTCAGCGCATGGCTCGTTATCCTTTGCTGCTCACGCAGTTCATTAAT ACCTTCTTCAAGAACCGTGACATAGTGATGAAACCACTAATCGAGTCCTGTTGTCGCCTGGAGAAGCGTCTGCGTGCCCTGCTGACAACCACCAATGAATCGGAGATCATCAACGACATTGTGGATTGTCATGAG TTCAACGTCTACTATCAGGGCAAATTCCGGAAGGTGAACGAGTTCCAGGTGCTCGATCACAAGCTGAAGCGCAGCTATCGCTCTAAGGTCTTTATTTTCGACAAGTGCATCATCTATACGGAGATCAAGGGCAAGAACCTGCTCTTCCATGGTCGTTATCCCTGCGAGCACATTGGCATCTCGGCTAAGACCAAATCCTTTACGCTGTACTATGAGCGCAGAAAGCAGCAGGAATGCGAATTCACCGCAGATCCAGTACAGATTGCTATCTGGCTGGACTTGATCCGGGATATGATCAATAACTATGCCAACGAGGAGCGCCAGAAGCTGCAGGAGCGCTACTCTCGTGAGAATGACCACCTGCATCGCAAGGCACCCAGTTTTTCGCTGTATCGCGACTCCAATCGCTTCAGCTCAGATAGTGGAATCGGAAACATCTGGATAATGCCAAAGGCTGACGAGGATACGATCAGCAACAGGACCACTTGGTATGCGGCCTCGTAA